The following are from one region of the Sandaracinus amylolyticus genome:
- a CDS encoding FG-GAP-like repeat-containing protein → MSPDDASTARPDGGALSVFVPPSVSSDPDAVRVLPASLADAGVDAARVSPPECPVAGDPAFCEDCYRWEDGGPDSLGRNVDGEAFGQLSSGDLNEDGYPDFAVGVPLAREHEEHGGLGEIFVYLGSAHGFMPLRRVWTETPIQGLGLMTSVADVDGDEHDDIVATYASDGGGIAVFFGSGTGELSEPMLVAASDISDPDGSPLDVSIDASALVTADFDRDGSAEIVLGAPAWHGTGAVLVLRGGGTSVEWLTHADVGGTGSFERFGTSLAAFTSDGLDRPLLLVGAPESAMVHAFYDGSGELSPLGTLSSLVGAQQFGRSMIAGRGLIAVGTSSGVVELFGGSSSGYLEYGELATIRPLAIADTNGDDFVELFGVEDRELSSTTGKLFAWFGVEADLTTHAARLSPDAAPPRVPNDALGFQTAVGDWDGDGLDDVAFGAPAIFGASPGQVFGYHGAAEPRAEEDNTFDFDDSYFRLDQETPACDRCRALSLPDGAACVTGLCVDLACTPLTGCGDGWPEVGPDPAREGCDDRNLESGDSCSSTCQPTPFVVAARDGEIDEPTGDRAVALDERGAALVVWTAQVGTATELRARRYTRYGSESAASEDESPIVIARIPGPGWDLQPAVAGRGGEWVVVWRQPVGAEVSAIVMRTVALDGALGVAVRVSGEDEVASGSPSVAAPIDGSRVVAWTDATNPATPRVRYRWSSADGTTMDSIVTVGPGSDPAVAASDSGIALVAWAEPAALGARSRLVGLRASRTGPRDAAPFEIAGDGASPSVACEHDFIVSWVGRALDPEGDIYVRRIGLWLDPALSAATRVTQRDERGRAHAELRPSVAARGNGWIVAWDEPTERRARLASDVALPPEYATLDAALSDGLQRSISLAGGERGTWVIWSDARTDLTPSSPRSTRGFLLRPN, encoded by the coding sequence GTGTCGCCGGACGACGCGTCGACCGCGCGTCCTGATGGCGGCGCGCTGAGTGTATTCGTCCCGCCATCGGTGAGCTCCGATCCTGACGCGGTCAGGGTGCTCCCCGCGTCGCTCGCGGACGCCGGTGTGGATGCCGCGCGCGTGTCGCCGCCGGAATGCCCCGTCGCCGGCGATCCCGCGTTCTGCGAAGACTGTTATCGCTGGGAGGATGGCGGGCCCGACTCCCTCGGTCGCAACGTCGACGGCGAAGCGTTCGGTCAGCTGAGCTCGGGCGATCTCAACGAAGACGGGTACCCCGATTTCGCAGTCGGCGTGCCCCTCGCGCGGGAGCACGAGGAGCACGGCGGGCTCGGTGAGATCTTCGTGTATCTCGGGAGCGCGCACGGATTCATGCCCTTGCGCCGGGTCTGGACCGAGACGCCGATTCAAGGCCTCGGGCTCATGACGTCCGTCGCCGACGTCGATGGTGACGAGCACGATGACATCGTCGCGACCTATGCGTCGGACGGCGGCGGGATCGCCGTGTTCTTCGGCTCGGGGACCGGCGAGCTCTCGGAGCCGATGCTGGTCGCGGCGAGTGACATCAGCGACCCCGATGGGTCTCCGCTCGACGTGTCGATCGACGCGAGCGCGCTCGTCACGGCTGACTTCGATCGCGACGGATCAGCGGAGATCGTTCTGGGCGCTCCAGCCTGGCACGGCACCGGCGCGGTGTTGGTATTGCGTGGCGGCGGTACCTCGGTCGAATGGCTCACCCATGCCGACGTCGGTGGTACGGGGAGCTTCGAGCGATTCGGGACCAGTCTCGCCGCGTTCACCTCGGACGGGCTCGACCGACCGCTGCTGCTCGTCGGCGCGCCCGAGAGCGCGATGGTCCATGCGTTCTACGACGGATCCGGGGAGCTGAGCCCGCTCGGGACGCTCTCCTCGCTCGTGGGTGCGCAGCAGTTCGGTCGGTCGATGATCGCGGGACGTGGCCTCATCGCAGTCGGAACGAGCAGCGGTGTCGTAGAGCTGTTCGGAGGATCGAGCTCGGGCTACCTCGAGTACGGCGAGCTCGCCACGATTCGTCCTCTCGCGATCGCCGACACGAACGGGGACGACTTCGTCGAGCTGTTCGGCGTCGAAGATCGAGAGCTCTCTTCGACGACAGGAAAGCTCTTCGCGTGGTTCGGAGTCGAGGCGGATCTGACGACTCACGCGGCACGGCTCTCTCCGGACGCGGCACCGCCGCGGGTCCCCAACGATGCGCTGGGCTTCCAAACGGCCGTGGGTGACTGGGACGGCGACGGGCTCGACGACGTCGCGTTCGGCGCCCCTGCCATCTTCGGCGCCAGTCCCGGTCAGGTGTTCGGATACCACGGCGCCGCTGAGCCGCGGGCCGAGGAAGACAATACGTTCGATTTCGACGATTCGTACTTTCGACTCGATCAAGAGACTCCTGCATGTGATCGGTGCCGCGCGCTGTCATTGCCCGATGGCGCCGCGTGCGTGACGGGGCTCTGCGTCGACCTCGCGTGCACGCCGCTGACGGGGTGCGGAGACGGATGGCCCGAGGTCGGGCCCGATCCGGCGCGAGAGGGTTGCGACGACCGGAATCTCGAGAGCGGAGACTCGTGCTCCAGCACGTGCCAACCCACACCGTTCGTCGTTGCGGCGCGCGATGGAGAGATCGACGAGCCGACCGGAGATCGCGCGGTCGCGCTCGACGAGCGCGGCGCGGCGCTGGTCGTCTGGACCGCGCAGGTCGGGACTGCGACGGAGCTCCGGGCGCGACGCTACACGCGATACGGCAGCGAGTCGGCAGCGAGCGAGGACGAATCGCCGATCGTGATCGCGCGGATTCCGGGCCCCGGTTGGGATCTCCAGCCGGCGGTCGCGGGCCGCGGGGGCGAGTGGGTCGTCGTGTGGAGACAGCCGGTGGGCGCCGAGGTCTCTGCGATCGTCATGCGGACTGTCGCGCTCGATGGAGCGCTCGGCGTTGCAGTCCGAGTCTCGGGTGAGGACGAGGTCGCGAGCGGTTCGCCCTCGGTGGCAGCTCCGATCGACGGAAGCCGGGTCGTCGCGTGGACCGATGCGACGAATCCCGCGACGCCGCGCGTTCGCTATCGCTGGTCGAGCGCCGACGGGACGACGATGGATTCGATCGTGACGGTCGGTCCGGGGTCGGATCCGGCTGTCGCGGCGAGCGACTCTGGAATTGCGCTCGTCGCGTGGGCGGAGCCGGCGGCCCTCGGGGCTCGAAGCCGTCTCGTCGGACTGCGAGCTTCGAGAACGGGGCCGCGCGACGCAGCGCCGTTCGAGATCGCCGGCGACGGCGCGTCGCCCTCCGTGGCATGCGAGCACGACTTCATCGTGTCGTGGGTGGGTCGCGCGCTCGACCCCGAGGGCGACATCTACGTGCGACGGATCGGCCTGTGGCTCGATCCCGCGCTCTCGGCGGCGACTCGTGTCACCCAGCGCGACGAGCGTGGTCGCGCACACGCAGAGCTCCGACCTTCCGTTGCAGCGCGCGGCAACGGCTGGATCGTCGCATGGGACGAGCCCACTGAACGCCGCGCGCGCCTCGCGAGCGACGTCGCGCTCCCCCCCGAGTACGCCACGCTCGACGCTGCGCTGTCCGATGGACTGCAACGCTCCATTTCGCTCGCGGGAGGCGAGCGCGGCACATGGGTGATCTGGAGCGACGCACGTACGGATCTCACCCCGTCCTCGCCGCGCTCGACGCGCGGCTTCCTCCTGCGACCGAACTGA
- a CDS encoding SpvB/TcaC N-terminal domain-containing protein — protein MQSTPDNARFPARCLAAFLATSIAWAPSVPIAHADDPEDVHPEGSSRVIEVSPEERRQIQEAARGDALPVDPDRVVVDQAPTTDPGPEGDEVTPVALPGAEARTAVTPQAISLPGAEGSIEGMGESFAPVLSSGTATFSVPLAVAPGRRGVQPSLALSYSSTSGNGPLGFGWGLGAPFISRQSDRGLPRYVDGPAWHPEEDRFLYNGGQELVPVDTAAIGQVDQRAAQAGVDASVVPDDVRGWQQYRARIEGSFMRFFRAPDSMRWVVQGRDGTRFDFGLLPAGKGPNEVVEASRSSLQVDPESSGASPRVYRWSLTRMSDSHGSVVYYRYRYDRGQSYLEDIHYVSPNDCAAADPDIARTCPASLDSYGARVRLVYAEGRPDVFASYATGWRVETALRVVRIEVSAWNDATGLQRRTLVRRYHLRYDPSSFHSLLGEVQVEGRPEHEDASLGVWVGRADLGENELGDRILGRTLPPMRFGYSTMPLDGEQIPGFGGIDSMLREVTASPPHSVDEARADLFDVNTDGLPDLIVTDPSRYQTSTGEPAVGVFFNGFSGREGRPAGATATFSEAVAMPMDASMSSVLSLSNPNIVPMDIDGDGRSDMLHMPRFRTYGWFTPTRDADGATPTVAAGAQGWRWTYAQIQLPTRDTDPRIDLGRDAEHLEIVDVNNDHLIDVVRTTGTVMQTWVNLGWLPGGDGRFGSYRYGEDGWELSTEPIESCLLLSGTPLDFENPQTRLSDMNGDGLLDIVEIQRGRIRYWPGRGEGSWGDGPRRCAEGEGGNRYVEMETPPAELNIELDGIHLTDVNADGASDVVQIRFDAVDVWFNRAGRGFTRRLIARSTPAAPGYVTRTRFADIDGSGTTDIVWATADDWRYVDLAGGRRPRLLVRVENGLGAQTDVGYGSSAEDYVQDLADAASCTSCERFTWGRADGEPSERLLDRAGVRAWHSAGSPVISTVVRSVRTSDRLDVLGREAQVSESRFAYHDGYYEGIEQEFRGFGAADAVSVGDWNHPTSYSRTYFHQGRRPESISDDRLADNPYEALKGREYLTETFDERGVYLSSAHATLTSRNLHQGLDGRWIQYAFVSEANEIRYDTTVWIAGGAELDLTDVSFEEWGTTSWLQTSTVSRRAQARGQHFVRIQTTYDEVDSLGQVRRQSAHGAIQGAISVDDVIVAHTTPVLRNAAEWIWRTGSTWITGTAGGVPQGPLRETINQYNGVGDVVLSRQVVGPLRAYTFDGDDSTEGLAIQQLQVNPSSTPGVPLDDDLVGSTVYDAWGNALASCVGANISELDPSAIAVLPSGCLRYARVSYDADYAQLAETETTHVSTSDVPTLSTSGTWDRGLGAVLTATDPNGLVTRVTYDGLGRLVAVVPPRAEGCTADRPTTRIAYELTENGAAVPLSRVITTTELDCDADYGAEGSSLVAISFVDGLGRARAGLSTGDAPGEWMRSGLSTLDAKGTVRREYQPDIYVGSDTSLAGVLALPRTGASSGGFPTFGADDIPYAVTRHDAFGRTIGQHAEDGSYTSQSFHALSVDVCDALDNDSSSGFYGTCTTSRSDGHGRVIDQILRTFDPDTGVPEQHRLWSYYRIDGVVIDLVRARSSIGFRPATSEVASLAAPHVHRVFHYDTLGRRIGTEDPDTDSRASGATDETRTWRYLFNRAGDLAAVRDPRGCGQNFFYDLGGRLVGEQYVGCDEAVSSRAELGLYELPPGSISTIEQMAPRRVDVRYWYDAAPPAFAAIPNRGGGVQGRMTGISDRAHRSLLAYDARGNVVWTARQVAVLPDAPPLVPGPVRTAPGDDRPSWTEMPISADRDVAYAHARTYEREARFDHANRGTALVLPRDYTWTGAGTGAAIGGTLEFNRRGLPTRARVTIDCDPTTDASACQSHLGTRDVISEVRYARDGLVLETTWGDTTTSSGATRTPSVSTTQYDVRRRPVRMITTRTPTGAAPRSLAAVSTVVDQQLVWDAASNLTEIVDHRDPTEWPDGHRPQSTYVMHDALYRVIGASFSYTQDSGTRTTADDATDWRDAQEIIRGEQFVEDPQPSADPMHVEPAPMLQQLEHLPGRVQDLSWRWDWLGNTTSWHDDAEVFYERSTGAITNGVDQGGTTLRPSALYVSSNIPTRAMTPTEQQRAGWVELEYGAGGNVTSMTVHGQCRNASAQATCSDIATSDPTARANHLRTQCRCESEQHYQYRWDELNRLAEARRWDRIAPAPQWSLKVRQRYRYDGANVRVIKATIEPTSETDAGPPGALDERIALYVFPGDYEVRGLRRDASQYVARTGPYDHVETQYVVAGARMVWRHAATPELLDDARNRRMTVGLTDIIQTTAATLDLLSGDLVEASTYYPNGARQALLIEEADPSATEPNGFTGKEADEEVGLTYFGERYLIARLARWCVADPLHIHGAQGGDSLNAYHYVAASLFAARDPIGLDVESTTIELKGGDGQSHTVDREDQARALESVIQASVTDDEQAYFERDGNRQVLNEAGQAARAAGRLSPQAQMWADMIEDHGFTHDFHMIDVQTLPQWARARLEGTPGQQAPFTIQMSDATTLRPALAAQPATGDGRQRFIQGNTLVAPEIQARTYPLRAGDPRPGTSGQSGRNQSFVLFNQVGLNPAIIVATDEAVHSHLTRQEYLEGGNPATADHPRVDPHMRGIIGRSVLQAMDRGYLYYTPELMEFYTGPYRRGQGIAPAPGFNWCGPTHRCQMPAYTPRQSVGGGASSP, from the coding sequence GTGCAATCCACACCTGATAACGCGCGCTTCCCGGCTCGCTGCCTCGCCGCCTTCCTCGCGACGTCGATCGCGTGGGCGCCCTCGGTGCCGATCGCGCACGCCGACGATCCCGAGGACGTGCATCCAGAGGGCTCGAGCCGCGTCATCGAAGTGAGCCCCGAGGAGCGGCGGCAGATCCAAGAAGCCGCGCGCGGTGACGCGCTGCCGGTCGACCCGGATCGCGTCGTCGTCGATCAGGCGCCGACGACGGACCCGGGGCCGGAAGGCGACGAGGTGACGCCGGTCGCGCTGCCGGGGGCGGAAGCGCGGACAGCGGTGACGCCGCAGGCGATCTCGTTGCCGGGTGCCGAGGGCTCGATCGAGGGCATGGGCGAGTCGTTCGCGCCGGTGCTGTCGTCGGGGACCGCGACGTTCAGCGTGCCGCTCGCGGTCGCGCCGGGCCGTCGCGGTGTGCAGCCGTCATTGGCGCTCTCGTACTCGAGCACGAGCGGAAATGGTCCGCTGGGGTTCGGCTGGGGGCTCGGGGCGCCGTTCATCTCGCGACAGTCGGATCGGGGTCTGCCGCGGTACGTGGACGGTCCGGCATGGCATCCGGAGGAAGACCGATTCCTCTACAACGGCGGTCAGGAGCTCGTGCCCGTCGACACGGCGGCGATCGGACAGGTCGACCAGCGCGCTGCGCAGGCGGGAGTGGATGCCTCGGTCGTCCCTGACGACGTGCGTGGGTGGCAGCAGTACCGCGCGCGGATCGAAGGCTCGTTCATGCGCTTCTTCCGAGCTCCGGACTCGATGCGGTGGGTGGTGCAGGGGCGCGACGGGACACGATTCGATTTCGGCCTGCTGCCGGCAGGGAAGGGACCGAACGAAGTCGTCGAGGCGTCACGCAGCTCGCTGCAGGTCGACCCGGAGTCGAGCGGCGCGTCGCCGCGTGTGTACCGGTGGTCTCTCACGCGGATGAGCGACTCGCACGGCTCGGTGGTCTATTACCGATATCGATATGATCGTGGTCAGTCGTATCTGGAGGACATTCACTACGTCTCTCCGAACGACTGTGCCGCCGCAGACCCCGACATCGCGCGGACGTGCCCTGCATCGCTCGATTCGTACGGTGCGCGGGTGCGCCTGGTGTACGCCGAGGGCCGGCCCGACGTGTTCGCGTCGTACGCGACCGGCTGGAGGGTCGAGACCGCGCTTCGGGTGGTGCGAATCGAGGTCTCGGCGTGGAACGACGCGACGGGACTGCAGCGACGCACGCTCGTGCGGCGATACCACCTCCGTTACGATCCGAGCTCGTTCCACTCGCTGCTCGGCGAAGTGCAGGTCGAAGGACGGCCGGAGCACGAGGACGCGAGCCTCGGCGTCTGGGTCGGGCGCGCCGATCTCGGCGAGAACGAGCTCGGCGATCGCATCCTCGGCAGGACGTTGCCTCCGATGCGGTTCGGCTATTCGACGATGCCGCTCGACGGCGAGCAGATCCCAGGCTTCGGCGGCATCGATTCGATGTTGCGCGAGGTCACGGCGAGCCCGCCGCACTCGGTGGACGAAGCGCGCGCGGACCTCTTCGACGTGAACACCGACGGGCTGCCGGATCTGATCGTGACGGATCCGTCGCGGTACCAGACGAGCACGGGTGAGCCCGCGGTGGGCGTGTTCTTCAACGGGTTCTCGGGACGCGAAGGGCGCCCGGCGGGCGCGACGGCGACGTTCTCGGAAGCAGTGGCGATGCCGATGGACGCGTCGATGTCGTCGGTGCTGTCGCTGTCGAACCCGAACATCGTCCCGATGGACATCGACGGTGATGGTCGCAGCGACATGCTGCACATGCCGCGATTCCGTACGTACGGATGGTTCACGCCGACGCGCGATGCCGACGGCGCGACGCCGACGGTGGCGGCGGGCGCGCAGGGTTGGCGTTGGACCTATGCGCAGATCCAGCTGCCGACGCGCGACACCGATCCTCGGATCGACCTCGGGCGAGATGCGGAGCACCTCGAGATCGTCGACGTCAACAACGACCATCTGATCGACGTCGTGCGGACCACCGGCACGGTGATGCAGACGTGGGTGAATCTGGGCTGGCTGCCAGGGGGCGACGGTCGGTTCGGGAGCTATCGATACGGCGAGGACGGCTGGGAGCTGTCGACCGAGCCGATCGAGTCGTGTCTTCTGCTCTCGGGGACACCTCTCGATTTCGAGAACCCGCAGACGCGCCTGTCGGACATGAATGGCGACGGACTGCTCGACATCGTCGAGATCCAGCGCGGCCGGATCCGCTATTGGCCTGGTCGCGGTGAGGGCAGCTGGGGCGATGGCCCGCGTCGTTGTGCGGAAGGCGAGGGCGGCAATCGCTACGTCGAGATGGAGACGCCGCCGGCGGAGCTGAACATCGAGCTGGACGGGATCCATCTGACGGACGTGAACGCGGATGGCGCGTCGGACGTGGTGCAGATCCGCTTCGACGCGGTGGACGTATGGTTCAATCGCGCCGGGCGGGGCTTCACGCGTCGTCTGATCGCGCGCAGCACGCCGGCGGCGCCGGGGTACGTGACGCGCACGCGCTTCGCCGACATCGACGGCAGCGGAACGACGGATATCGTCTGGGCGACTGCGGACGACTGGCGATATGTCGATCTCGCCGGTGGCCGTCGGCCTCGGCTGCTGGTGCGGGTGGAGAACGGCCTCGGCGCGCAGACCGACGTCGGCTACGGCTCGAGCGCCGAGGACTACGTGCAGGACCTCGCCGATGCAGCGAGCTGCACGAGCTGTGAGCGCTTCACGTGGGGCCGCGCGGACGGCGAGCCGAGCGAGCGCCTGCTCGACCGCGCGGGTGTGCGAGCGTGGCACTCGGCCGGCAGTCCCGTGATCTCGACCGTCGTGCGCTCGGTGCGCACGAGCGACCGGCTCGACGTGCTGGGGCGCGAGGCGCAGGTGAGCGAGTCGCGATTCGCCTACCACGACGGGTATTACGAAGGCATCGAGCAGGAGTTCCGCGGCTTCGGCGCCGCCGACGCGGTGTCCGTCGGCGATTGGAACCATCCGACGTCGTACTCGCGCACGTATTTCCATCAGGGCCGACGTCCCGAATCGATCTCCGACGACCGGCTCGCCGACAATCCGTACGAGGCGCTCAAGGGCCGCGAGTATCTGACGGAGACGTTCGACGAGCGCGGTGTGTATCTGTCGAGCGCGCACGCGACGCTCACGAGCCGGAATCTGCACCAGGGTCTGGATGGTCGCTGGATCCAGTACGCATTCGTCTCGGAGGCGAACGAGATTCGCTACGACACGACGGTGTGGATCGCCGGGGGCGCCGAGCTGGATCTGACCGATGTGTCGTTCGAGGAGTGGGGGACCACCTCGTGGTTGCAGACGTCGACCGTGTCGCGGCGGGCCCAGGCCCGCGGCCAGCACTTCGTGCGCATCCAGACGACGTACGACGAAGTCGACTCGCTCGGGCAGGTGCGTCGTCAGTCGGCGCATGGGGCAATCCAGGGCGCGATCTCGGTCGACGATGTGATCGTGGCCCACACGACACCGGTGCTGCGGAACGCGGCGGAGTGGATCTGGCGGACGGGGTCCACGTGGATCACCGGGACGGCGGGCGGAGTGCCGCAGGGGCCGCTGCGGGAAACGATCAACCAGTACAACGGCGTCGGCGACGTGGTGCTGTCGCGTCAGGTCGTCGGTCCGCTGCGCGCGTACACGTTCGACGGCGATGACTCCACCGAAGGCCTTGCGATCCAACAGCTGCAAGTCAATCCGAGCTCGACGCCCGGCGTTCCGTTGGACGACGACCTGGTGGGCTCGACGGTGTACGACGCGTGGGGCAACGCGCTCGCGAGCTGCGTCGGAGCGAACATCTCGGAGCTCGACCCGAGCGCGATCGCGGTGTTGCCGTCCGGGTGCCTGCGTTACGCGCGCGTCTCATACGACGCTGACTACGCGCAGCTCGCGGAGACCGAGACGACTCACGTCTCCACGTCGGATGTGCCGACGCTCTCGACGTCGGGCACCTGGGACCGCGGCCTCGGCGCGGTGCTGACCGCGACCGATCCGAACGGTCTCGTCACGCGTGTCACGTACGACGGCCTCGGCCGCTTGGTCGCGGTCGTGCCGCCGCGCGCCGAAGGGTGCACGGCGGACCGGCCCACGACGCGCATCGCCTACGAGCTCACGGAGAACGGGGCAGCCGTGCCGCTCAGCCGCGTGATCACGACGACCGAGCTCGACTGCGACGCCGACTACGGTGCAGAGGGCAGCTCGCTGGTCGCGATCTCCTTCGTCGATGGCCTCGGCCGCGCGCGAGCCGGTCTCTCGACGGGCGATGCGCCGGGTGAGTGGATGCGAAGTGGTCTTTCGACGCTCGACGCGAAGGGAACCGTACGCCGCGAATACCAGCCCGACATCTACGTCGGCTCCGACACCTCGCTCGCGGGTGTGCTCGCGCTACCGCGGACGGGCGCATCGTCGGGCGGTTTTCCGACGTTCGGCGCAGACGACATCCCGTACGCCGTGACGCGCCACGATGCGTTCGGTCGCACGATCGGCCAGCACGCCGAGGACGGCAGCTACACCTCGCAGAGCTTCCACGCGCTATCGGTCGATGTCTGTGATGCGCTCGACAACGACTCGAGCTCGGGCTTCTACGGAACCTGCACGACTTCCCGCAGCGACGGCCACGGGCGTGTGATCGACCAGATCTTGCGCACGTTCGATCCGGACACGGGCGTTCCGGAACAACATCGACTCTGGTCGTACTACCGAATCGACGGCGTGGTGATCGACCTCGTGCGGGCTCGGTCGAGCATCGGATTCCGCCCTGCGACATCGGAGGTGGCGAGTCTGGCAGCACCGCACGTCCACCGCGTGTTCCACTACGACACGCTGGGACGGCGGATCGGAACGGAGGATCCGGACACCGACTCTCGCGCTTCCGGTGCGACGGACGAGACTCGCACGTGGCGTTATCTGTTCAATCGCGCCGGCGACCTCGCGGCGGTGCGTGACCCGCGCGGTTGTGGGCAGAACTTCTTCTACGATCTCGGCGGCCGCCTCGTCGGCGAGCAATACGTCGGGTGTGACGAAGCCGTCTCGAGCCGAGCGGAGCTCGGGCTGTACGAGCTGCCCCCCGGCTCCATCTCGACGATCGAACAGATGGCGCCGCGCCGCGTCGACGTCCGCTATTGGTACGACGCGGCGCCGCCCGCGTTCGCAGCGATTCCGAATCGCGGCGGCGGCGTGCAAGGGCGGATGACGGGGATCAGCGACCGTGCACATCGTTCGCTGCTCGCTTACGACGCGCGCGGGAACGTGGTGTGGACGGCACGTCAGGTCGCGGTACTGCCGGACGCACCACCGCTCGTACCGGGGCCGGTGCGGACTGCGCCTGGCGACGACAGGCCGAGCTGGACCGAGATGCCGATCAGCGCTGATCGTGACGTGGCGTACGCGCATGCGCGCACATACGAGCGCGAGGCGCGTTTCGATCACGCAAACCGGGGCACTGCGCTGGTGCTGCCGCGCGACTACACGTGGACCGGCGCCGGCACCGGCGCGGCGATCGGTGGAACGCTCGAGTTCAATCGCCGCGGCCTGCCGACGCGTGCACGCGTGACGATCGACTGCGACCCGACGACCGATGCGAGTGCTTGCCAGTCGCATCTGGGCACTCGTGACGTGATTTCGGAAGTGCGTTATGCGCGTGACGGGCTCGTGCTCGAGACGACGTGGGGCGACACGACCACCTCGAGCGGCGCGACGCGCACGCCGAGCGTCTCCACGACGCAGTACGACGTGCGTCGCCGCCCCGTCCGGATGATCACGACCCGCACCCCGACGGGCGCCGCGCCGCGCTCGCTCGCCGCGGTGAGCACGGTCGTCGACCAACAGCTCGTGTGGGACGCCGCGAGCAACCTGACGGAGATCGTCGACCACCGTGACCCGACGGAGTGGCCCGACGGTCATCGTCCCCAGAGCACGTACGTGATGCACGACGCGCTCTACCGCGTGATCGGCGCGTCCTTCAGCTACACGCAGGACAGCGGCACCCGCACGACCGCCGACGACGCGACGGACTGGCGAGACGCACAGGAGATCATCCGCGGCGAGCAGTTCGTCGAGGACCCGCAGCCGAGCGCGGACCCGATGCACGTCGAGCCCGCGCCGATGCTGCAGCAGCTCGAGCATCTGCCCGGTCGGGTGCAGGACCTCTCGTGGCGCTGGGACTGGCTGGGCAACACGACGAGCTGGCACGACGACGCGGAGGTCTTCTACGAGCGCTCGACCGGCGCGATCACGAACGGCGTCGATCAGGGCGGCACGACTCTGCGCCCGAGCGCGCTCTACGTCTCGAGCAACATCCCGACGCGCGCGATGACTCCGACCGAGCAGCAGCGCGCGGGCTGGGTCGAGCTCGAGTACGGCGCCGGCGGCAACGTCACGTCGATGACCGTACACGGCCAGTGTCGCAACGCGTCGGCGCAGGCGACGTGCTCGGATATCGCGACGAGCGACCCGACCGCGCGAGCGAATCACCTGCGCACGCAGTGCCGCTGCGAGAGCGAGCAGCACTACCAGTACCGCTGGGACGAGCTGAATCGCCTCGCCGAAGCACGCCGCTGGGACCGCATCGCGCCCGCGCCGCAGTGGTCGCTGAAGGTGCGTCAGCGCTACCGCTACGACGGCGCGAACGTGCGCGTCATCAAGGCGACCATCGAGCCCACGAGCGAGACCGACGCCGGCCCACCAGGCGCGCTCGACGAGCGTATCGCGCTCTACGTCTTCCCGGGTGACTACGAAGTGCGCGGACTACGCCGTGACGCGAGCCAGTACGTCGCGCGCACCGGCCCGTACGACCACGTCGAGACACAGTACGTCGTCGCCGGCGCGCGGATGGTCTGGAGGCACGCAGCGACACCCGAGCTGCTCGATGACGCGCGCAATCGGCGAATGACCGTCGGGCTCACCGACATCATCCAAACCACCGCTGCGACATTGGACCTGCTCAGCGGCGACCTCGTGGAGGCGAGCACCTACTATCCGAACGGTGCGAGACAGGCGCTCCTCATCGAGGAGGCTGACCCGAGCGCGACGGAGCCGAATGGCTTTACCGGCAAAGAAGCCGACGAGGAGGTCGGGCTCACGTACTTCGGCGAGCGGTACCTGATTGCTCGACTGGCGCGATGGTGCGTCGCAGACCCTCTTCACATCCACGGCGCTCAGGGCGGTGATTCGTTGAACGCCTACCACTATGTAGCGGCGAGCCTGTTCGCTGCGCGCGATCCGATCGGTCTGGACGTCGAGAGTACAACCATCGAGCTCAAGGGTGGAGACGGTCAATCACATACGGTCGACCGGGAGGACCAGGCACGTGCGCTCGAGTCCGTCATTCAAGCGTCGGTGACCGACGACGAGCAGGCCTACTTCGAGCGCGATGGCAACCGGCAGGTGCTCAACGAGGCTGGTCAAGCCGCGCGTGCCGCCGGTCGGCTTTCGCCCCAGGCGCAGATGTGGGCGGACATGATCGAAGATCATGGTTTTACTCACGATTTTCACATGATCGACGTGCAGACGCTGCCGCAGTGGGCGCGCGCGCGCCTCGAGGGAACGCCGGGCCAGCAGGCGCCGTTCACGATTCAGATGTCCGACGCGACGACACTCCGACCGGCTCTCGCCGCGCAACCGGCAACGGGTGATGGCCGCCAACGCTTCATCCAGGGAAACACACTGGTTGCTCCCGAGATCCAGGCGCGGACATACCCGCTGCGAGCAGGAGATCCGCGGCCCGGAACGAGCGGTCAGTCAGGGCGCAATCAGTCGTTCGTCCTGTTCAATCAAGTCGGGTTGAATCCCGCGATCATCGTCGCTACGGACGAGGCAGTGCATTCGCACCTCACGCGGCAGGAGTATCTGGAGGGTGGCAATCCTGCGACTGCCGATCATCCTCGCGTCGATCCGCACATGCGTGGAATCATCGGGCGATCCGTGCTTCAGGCGATGGACCGCGGCTACCTGTACTACACTCCTGAGCTGATGGAGTTCTATACCGGGCCGTACAGACGCGGTCAGGGAATCGCCCCGGCACCCGGATTCAACTGGTGCGGGCCCACTCATCGCTGCCAGATGCCCGCCTACACGCCGCGCCAGTCGGTCGGCGGTGGAGCGTCGAGCCCGTGA